From a single Calothrix sp. NIES-2098 genomic region:
- a CDS encoding toxin secretion ABC transporter ATP-binding protein, with the protein MASRENSKADSQITSEIKLLDNQYLRINVLASVPWNQPPLCWLTPEQQSQLQNQSEIRRYRLGEKIWSTKTGGHQFFIVAGKVRLREEDVGKPLAALQPGDWFGDLQKLSVECKAVAASKEVIVVCWETALWTEVLTPEMESFWQGSQDEGEEAEEAEGQGAGSKGALSSLSPLSSLSSLSPSPQTSLPSPSSQSPTPTISNYPFVASWNTAAACLTMVAQHLDNAVKLEWVQRQLRGQRPKNVVEAAEKLGLVLQRLQISWSDLRQLSFPALMQWNSDAQSAPTWVVAYGVKGDRLIIANPLNTDRTCESLPQSVVEAAWDGQMWQVELISTQEKFNLSWFTPAVWKYRGLLGEVLFASLTLQFLGLATPLITQVVIDKVMVQESLPTLDVMAIALLLVAIFEAVLGILRLFIFTHTARRLDLSLSAQLFRHLMRLPLAYFESRRVGDTVARVQELEQIRQFLTGTALTVILDSIFAVVYLALMFYYNIPLTFVALAVLPLFATLTIVATPILRGWLNETFNRSADSQSFLVETVTGIHSVKAHAAEPVARDRWEGLFARFIRTSFKASTTSNISSNLGDFLTNFSTLLILWFGAKLVIDHKLTIGQLVAFQMLSGRVTGPLLRLVQLWQNLQQVLLSVDRIGDILNVAPEAEPGTGLVLPALNGQITFEQVFFRYQASTEPVLRGISFNVEPGQFVGIVGRSGSGKSTLSKLLQRLYQIESGRILIDGFDIKSADLASLRQQIGVVLQEDFLFNGSILENITLGNPDITAEQVVEAARLAVAHDFISQLPYGYETNVGERGTALSGGQRQRIALARLFLSSAPILILDEATSALDSETEQQVLQNLQKISANRTVFLIAHRFAPLKRADLILVMEQGVIAERGTHQQLLQQKGLYWSLYQRQQANI; encoded by the coding sequence ATGGCTAGCAGAGAAAATTCAAAAGCTGACAGTCAAATTACAAGTGAAATAAAACTTCTGGATAATCAATATTTACGAATAAACGTGCTAGCTTCTGTACCGTGGAATCAACCGCCGCTATGCTGGCTGACGCCTGAACAACAATCCCAATTACAAAATCAGTCAGAAATTCGTCGGTATCGTCTTGGGGAAAAAATCTGGTCAACTAAAACTGGCGGTCATCAGTTTTTTATTGTCGCTGGTAAAGTTCGCTTGCGAGAAGAAGATGTTGGCAAACCACTAGCAGCTTTACAACCAGGAGATTGGTTTGGTGACTTACAAAAGTTATCTGTAGAGTGCAAAGCTGTAGCTGCTAGTAAAGAAGTCATCGTAGTGTGCTGGGAGACAGCACTGTGGACAGAAGTTTTAACGCCAGAAATGGAAAGCTTCTGGCAAGGTTCGCAAGATGAAGGGGAGGAGGCAGAAGAGGCAGAGGGGCAGGGAGCCGGGAGCAAGGGAGCATTATCTTCCTTATCCCCCTTGTCTTCCTTGTCTTCCTTGTCCCCCAGTCCCCAAACTTCACTCCCCAGTCCTAGCTCACAATCACCCACGCCAACAATCTCTAATTATCCTTTCGTTGCGAGTTGGAATACAGCTGCCGCTTGTTTAACAATGGTGGCGCAACATTTGGATAATGCAGTGAAACTGGAATGGGTACAACGTCAACTCAGAGGACAACGCCCCAAAAATGTTGTCGAAGCAGCAGAAAAGTTAGGCTTGGTGTTGCAGCGATTGCAAATCAGTTGGAGCGATTTGCGACAGTTGTCATTTCCAGCTTTAATGCAGTGGAATTCTGACGCACAATCGGCTCCTACCTGGGTAGTGGCTTATGGAGTGAAAGGCGATCGCCTAATTATAGCTAATCCCCTCAATACCGATCGCACTTGCGAAAGTCTCCCCCAATCAGTGGTTGAAGCTGCTTGGGATGGGCAAATGTGGCAAGTAGAACTCATCTCCACGCAAGAAAAATTTAACCTCAGTTGGTTTACCCCCGCAGTTTGGAAATATCGGGGATTACTAGGTGAAGTCTTGTTTGCGTCTTTGACGTTGCAGTTTTTGGGATTAGCGACACCGCTAATTACTCAAGTTGTCATCGATAAAGTCATGGTACAGGAGAGTTTACCGACTCTCGATGTCATGGCGATCGCACTTTTACTCGTTGCCATATTTGAAGCTGTACTCGGAATTCTGCGTCTATTTATCTTCACCCATACAGCACGGCGTTTAGATTTAAGTTTATCGGCACAGCTATTTCGCCACTTAATGCGTTTGCCTTTAGCTTATTTTGAGTCGCGGCGCGTCGGGGACACAGTAGCTAGAGTTCAAGAACTCGAACAAATCCGCCAGTTTCTTACAGGTACAGCCTTAACGGTGATTTTGGATAGCATCTTTGCTGTGGTGTATTTAGCATTGATGTTTTATTACAATATCCCTCTCACCTTTGTGGCGTTGGCAGTACTACCACTATTTGCAACTTTAACGATAGTTGCGACACCAATTCTGCGCGGTTGGCTGAACGAAACCTTTAACCGCAGTGCTGATAGTCAATCATTTTTGGTAGAGACCGTTACCGGGATACACTCAGTTAAAGCCCATGCAGCCGAACCAGTAGCACGCGATCGCTGGGAAGGCTTATTTGCTCGCTTCATTCGCACCAGTTTCAAAGCTTCTACCACCTCAAATATCAGCAGCAATCTCGGTGACTTTCTTACTAATTTTTCGACATTATTAATTCTCTGGTTTGGAGCCAAATTAGTTATCGATCACAAACTAACTATCGGGCAACTGGTAGCTTTTCAAATGTTGTCGGGAAGAGTCACCGGGCCATTGTTACGTTTAGTGCAGTTGTGGCAAAATCTGCAACAAGTTCTCCTTTCAGTAGACAGAATTGGTGATATTCTCAATGTTGCTCCCGAAGCAGAACCAGGAACAGGTTTAGTTTTACCTGCATTGAACGGACAAATCACTTTTGAGCAAGTATTTTTCCGCTATCAAGCAAGTACCGAACCAGTTTTACGGGGTATATCTTTTAATGTTGAACCAGGGCAATTTGTCGGGATTGTGGGACGCAGTGGTTCAGGTAAAAGTACCCTTTCTAAATTATTGCAACGCCTTTATCAAATTGAATCAGGACGCATTTTAATAGATGGTTTTGATATAAAAAGTGCTGATTTAGCTTCTCTCAGACAACAAATTGGTGTCGTTCTCCAAGAAGACTTTTTATTCAACGGTTCAATATTAGAAAATATCACTCTGGGAAATCCTGATATTACCGCAGAACAAGTAGTAGAAGCTGCAAGACTAGCTGTAGCCCATGACTTCATTAGTCAATTACCCTACGGTTACGAAACCAACGTGGGCGAACGCGGTACAGCTTTATCTGGCGGACAAAGACAACGGATAGCCTTAGCGCGGTTGTTCCTTTCTTCTGCACCAATTTTAATTTTGGATGAAGCTACCAGCGCTTTAGATAGTGAAACCGAACAGCAAGTGCTGCAAAATCTACAAAAAATTTCTGCCAACCGCACCGTTTTTCTGATTGCACACCGTTTTGCTCCCCTGAAACGTGCGGATTTAATTTTGGTAATGGAACAAGGCGTAATTGCGGAACGCGGTACACATCAGCAATTGTTGCAACAAAAGGGATTGTACTGGTCACTTTATCAACGGCAACAGGCGAATATTTAG
- a CDS encoding PpiC-type peptidyl-prolyl cis-trans isomerase: MESLSFLTVDNRPISIEQAVKYLQASGKLTQFIGDIIRQYIIEQEISTRDDIDISSALTEQTVIDFRLKNNLTEPQIFQEWLKKNGTDYATFHASIAFGFKLEKLKALVTEPKLPEYFIERKIYLDRVVLSRIFVDNRELSEELQTQIEEGGSFEQLAKEYSLADDRIVNGMMGPISRGTLPDKLRAAIDAAIPGQTIGPIEIDGRYGLFRVEQFLPASLEDTQLKQALQNELFEKWLAEKIQKLTVKLQVK, encoded by the coding sequence ATGGAATCTTTATCATTTTTAACTGTTGATAACCGACCGATTTCTATTGAACAGGCAGTAAAATATCTGCAAGCCTCTGGCAAATTGACGCAGTTTATTGGAGATATTATTCGCCAGTACATAATTGAGCAAGAAATCAGTACGCGAGACGATATTGATATCAGTTCGGCATTAACCGAACAGACAGTTATTGATTTTCGTCTCAAAAATAACCTAACTGAACCCCAAATTTTCCAAGAATGGTTAAAGAAAAATGGTACGGATTACGCTACATTTCACGCATCAATTGCCTTTGGCTTTAAATTAGAAAAACTGAAAGCTTTAGTAACAGAACCAAAACTCCCCGAATATTTTATTGAACGCAAAATCTATCTAGACAGGGTGGTACTTTCGAGGATTTTTGTTGATAATCGCGAACTCAGTGAAGAACTACAAACTCAAATCGAAGAAGGAGGTAGTTTTGAGCAATTAGCTAAAGAGTATTCACTAGCGGACGATCGCATTGTCAATGGGATGATGGGGCCAATTAGCCGGGGGACATTGCCAGATAAATTGAGGGCTGCGATTGATGCAGCAATTCCCGGACAAACGATCGGGCCAATAGAAATCGACGGACGTTATGGTTTGTTTCGAGTCGAACAATTTCTGCCAGCCTCTTTAGAAGATACTCAGCTAAAGCAAGCACTACAAAATGAGTTGTTTGAGAAATGGCTAGCAGAGAAAATTCAAAAGCTGACAGTCAAATTACAAGTGAAATAA
- a CDS encoding pentapeptide repeat-containing protein, giving the protein MALDFSGQNLRGRNFKGQDLAGANFSYADIRGANFTNANLTDANFSHAKAGLQRRWAIFLVLISLLLSGVSGFLWAINGALVSLIFIGSTGNRIPGWTVLILLIVFFFVTIRQGIGVSLIAVAFAVTGALAFAFLVFEAFLGGAVIGGFTFAGAFAGAFAFAFAFAVAFAVIGGFAFAAAFAGVITLALAIAFTFATAGVGALGVAFSFTVTVVGAVLSIYIGWQAMKGDEKYALIRNIAIAFAATGGTSFRNATLTNADFTKATLKSTDFRNTILTNTRWHQVKMLDRVRPGSTYLKKSQVRELLITGQGQDKNFDHQNLRGINLQSANLADASFIGADLSEANLQDADLSRAKLKQTQLEATDLTGATLTGSFIEDWGISSETKLYGVRCEYIFMRLPTKENPDPHRKPDNKQEVFQDGDFGDFIKPIFDTLDLYHNQSVDPRAIAIAFKNLAENHPEAELEIVAMEKRGDDKLLLRAKTAPGSDKSQLSAKYFDDYNQLKALPQSLQLLLIEKDSYIDDLKNMLTTALQQPKYYIQGDNKVSDNSSSINIVGDNNSGIAGGGSVANLGTISGNVSIALNQLPDSPEAEKPGIKELLTQLQAAISQSTELSDDDKADALEQVQSLAEAAKNPQENATKKTAKTAITMLKGIFTGLPAVASLVEAGNKLLPVISKFFGLG; this is encoded by the coding sequence ATGGCGTTAGACTTTTCTGGGCAAAATCTCCGAGGACGCAACTTCAAAGGACAAGACCTTGCGGGTGCAAACTTTAGCTATGCCGACATCCGAGGGGCAAATTTCACCAATGCTAATTTAACAGATGCAAACTTCAGCCATGCCAAAGCGGGACTGCAACGCCGTTGGGCAATTTTTTTAGTTCTGATTTCCTTGTTATTGTCAGGAGTGTCTGGATTTTTATGGGCTATCAACGGTGCATTGGTATCGTTAATATTTATCGGCTCCACAGGTAATCGTATTCCAGGCTGGACTGTTTTAATTTTATTGATTGTCTTTTTCTTTGTTACAATTCGCCAAGGCATAGGGGTTAGTTTAATCGCCGTCGCTTTCGCTGTTACTGGAGCCTTAGCTTTTGCTTTCCTCGTTTTTGAAGCCTTCCTCGGCGGAGCTGTTATCGGAGGCTTCACCTTCGCCGGAGCCTTCGCCGGAGCCTTTGCATTCGCCTTTGCCTTCGCCGTTGCTTTCGCCGTTATCGGAGGCTTCGCCTTCGCCGCCGCTTTCGCCGGAGTCATTACATTAGCCTTAGCCATTGCCTTCACCTTCGCTACTGCTGGAGTCGGAGCCTTAGGTGTTGCTTTCTCCTTTACTGTTACCGTTGTCGGTGCTGTACTTAGTATCTACATCGGTTGGCAAGCAATGAAAGGAGACGAAAAATATGCCTTGATTCGTAATATTGCTATTGCCTTTGCAGCCACAGGCGGTACAAGTTTTCGTAACGCTACTTTAACTAATGCTGATTTCACCAAAGCTACACTCAAAAGTACAGATTTCCGCAATACTATCCTGACTAATACCCGTTGGCATCAAGTCAAAATGCTTGACCGCGTTCGTCCTGGCTCAACTTACCTTAAGAAATCACAAGTCCGAGAATTGCTAATTACAGGACAGGGACAGGATAAAAACTTTGACCACCAAAACCTGCGAGGTATCAACTTACAATCGGCAAACTTAGCAGATGCTAGCTTTATCGGCGCTGACCTGAGTGAAGCTAATTTGCAAGATGCGGATTTATCCAGAGCCAAACTCAAGCAAACCCAACTAGAAGCAACCGATTTAACAGGTGCAACCCTCACAGGTTCATTCATTGAAGATTGGGGGATTAGTAGTGAAACTAAATTGTATGGTGTGAGGTGTGAGTATATCTTCATGCGCTTACCCACCAAAGAAAACCCCGACCCCCACCGCAAACCAGATAATAAACAAGAAGTATTCCAAGACGGTGACTTTGGCGACTTTATCAAGCCAATTTTTGACACCCTCGACCTTTACCACAATCAAAGCGTTGACCCCCGCGCCATTGCAATTGCATTCAAAAACCTGGCAGAAAATCACCCAGAAGCGGAGTTAGAAATTGTCGCAATGGAGAAACGCGGCGACGATAAATTATTACTCAGAGCCAAAACCGCACCAGGGAGTGATAAATCCCAACTGAGTGCAAAATATTTTGATGACTATAATCAACTCAAGGCTTTGCCCCAAAGTCTGCAATTATTGCTGATAGAAAAAGATAGTTACATTGATGATTTAAAAAATATGCTCACGACTGCACTTCAGCAGCCGAAATACTATATCCAAGGAGATAACAAAGTGTCTGATAACAGTAGTAGCATCAATATTGTAGGTGACAATAATAGCGGTATTGCTGGGGGTGGTTCTGTCGCCAACCTGGGAACGATTAGCGGTAATGTGAGTATTGCCCTCAATCAGTTACCCGATTCCCCGGAAGCAGAGAAACCCGGAATCAAAGAATTGTTGACGCAATTGCAAGCAGCAATTTCCCAGTCAACAGAGTTATCAGATGACGATAAAGCCGACGCGTTAGAACAGGTGCAAAGTTTAGCAGAAGCGGCGAAAAATCCCCAAGAAAATGCAACGAAGAAGACTGCAAAGACTGCAATCACCATGTTGAAAGGAATATTTACAGGCTTACCTGCTGTGGCTTCACTGGTGGAAGCTGGTAATAAATTATTGCCTGTAATTTCTAAGTTCTTCGGTTTGGGATGA